One genomic region from Listeria monocytogenes encodes:
- a CDS encoding YkvS family protein, producing the protein MHTFFFSKIEATPKIEGVITMAKAHVGDIIEFKDGLTGIVEKLNENSVIVDLTYMENFKDLGIEEKTVVNHKNYQIIHSVEEDDEVENAEETEE; encoded by the coding sequence ATGCATACATTCTTTTTCAGCAAGATAGAGGCAACACCGAAAATTGAAGGAGTGATAACAATGGCAAAAGCACATGTTGGAGACATTATTGAATTTAAGGATGGCCTTACAGGAATCGTTGAAAAACTCAATGAAAATTCCGTTATTGTCGACTTAACTTATATGGAAAATTTTAAAGATTTAGGGATTGAAGAAAAAACAGTGGTTAACCACAAGAATTACCAAATTATTCATTCTGTAGAAGAAGACGATGAAGTTGAAAATGCAGAAGAAACAGAAGAATAA
- a CDS encoding phosphocarrier protein HPr — protein sequence MEQASFVVIDETGIHARPATLLVQAASKYSSDVQIEYTGKKVNLKSIMGVMSLGIGKGADITIYTEGSDEKEAIEGLTEVLKKEGLAE from the coding sequence ATGGAACAAGCAAGTTTTGTAGTAATCGATGAAACAGGAATTCACGCACGCCCGGCAACTCTATTGGTGCAGGCTGCAAGTAAATACAGCTCTGACGTTCAAATTGAATACACTGGTAAAAAAGTAAACCTTAAATCAATCATGGGCGTTATGTCTCTTGGTATTGGTAAAGGCGCTGACATTACTATCTACACTGAAGGTAGCGATGAAAAAGAAGCAATTGAAGGACTAACTGAAGTTCTTAAGAAAGAAGGATTGGCTGAATAA
- the ptsP gene encoding phosphoenolpyruvate--protein phosphotransferase yields MAKELKGIAASDGIAIAKAYLLVEPDLSYEKTEVTDVESEVKRFESALEVSRTELSMIREKAAKDLGEDKAQIFDAHLLVLNDPELTGPIEESIKNSKTNAETALQETTDMFIGMFESMDNEYMRERAADIKDVRKRVLSHLLGVTIPNPALIDEEVVVVAADLTPSDTAQLNRNFVKGFVTDIGGRTSHSAIMARSLEIPAVVGTKEVTASVAKNDIVIIDGLEGNVIIHPTEEQIAHYEKIKSDFALQQAEWDKLKNEKTVSKDGVHVELAANIGTPNDLEGVISNGGEAVGLYRTEFLYMGRDNFPTEEEQFEAYKAVVSGMDGKSVVVRTLDIGGDKTLPYLELPEEMNPFLGFRAIRLCFANEELFRTQLRALLRASVYGNLKIMFPMIATVNEFRQARDILLDEKAKLKAAGTEVSDSIELGIMIEIPAAAVLADQFAKEVDFFSIGTNDLIQYTMAADRMNERVSYLYQPYNPSILRLVKMVIDASHKEGKWTGMCGEMAGDQTAVPLLLGLGLDEFSMSASSILKSRSLIKRLDQSEMVKLAEEALNKSTAEEVVELVEKYTAE; encoded by the coding sequence ATGGCTAAAGAGTTGAAAGGTATCGCAGCATCTGATGGGATTGCCATTGCGAAAGCTTATCTGCTCGTTGAACCTGATCTTTCCTATGAAAAAACAGAAGTTACGGATGTTGAGAGTGAAGTAAAGCGTTTTGAAAGCGCGTTAGAAGTTTCTAGAACAGAACTTTCAATGATTCGTGAGAAAGCTGCTAAAGACTTAGGCGAAGATAAGGCACAAATTTTTGACGCGCATCTTCTAGTGTTAAATGATCCTGAATTAACAGGACCGATTGAAGAAAGTATCAAAAATTCTAAAACGAATGCAGAAACAGCTTTACAAGAAACGACAGACATGTTTATTGGTATGTTTGAATCTATGGACAACGAATACATGCGTGAACGTGCAGCGGATATTAAAGATGTGCGTAAACGTGTTCTTTCTCACTTACTAGGTGTAACTATTCCTAATCCAGCTTTAATTGATGAGGAAGTAGTTGTTGTTGCAGCTGATTTAACGCCTTCCGATACCGCACAACTTAACCGTAACTTTGTTAAAGGTTTCGTGACGGATATTGGTGGACGTACTTCTCACTCCGCTATTATGGCACGTTCTCTTGAAATTCCAGCAGTAGTTGGAACAAAAGAAGTTACTGCTAGCGTAGCGAAAAACGATATTGTTATTATTGATGGTTTGGAAGGTAATGTTATCATCCATCCAACAGAAGAACAAATCGCTCACTATGAAAAAATTAAATCTGATTTTGCTTTACAACAAGCAGAATGGGATAAACTTAAAAATGAAAAAACCGTTTCTAAAGACGGCGTTCACGTGGAGCTTGCAGCAAACATCGGAACTCCGAATGATTTAGAAGGTGTTATTTCTAACGGCGGGGAAGCAGTTGGACTTTATCGTACAGAATTCTTGTACATGGGTCGCGACAATTTCCCAACAGAAGAAGAGCAATTCGAAGCTTATAAAGCAGTAGTTTCCGGAATGGACGGAAAATCTGTGGTTGTTCGTACATTAGATATCGGTGGCGACAAAACGTTACCATACCTAGAACTTCCTGAAGAAATGAATCCATTCTTAGGATTCCGCGCAATTCGTCTTTGTTTTGCGAATGAAGAATTATTCCGTACGCAACTTCGCGCCTTACTTCGCGCAAGTGTATATGGTAACTTAAAAATTATGTTCCCGATGATTGCAACAGTAAATGAATTCCGTCAAGCACGTGATATTTTACTAGATGAGAAAGCAAAACTAAAAGCTGCTGGAACAGAAGTATCTGATTCCATCGAACTTGGAATTATGATTGAAATTCCTGCCGCTGCAGTTCTTGCTGATCAATTTGCAAAAGAAGTTGATTTCTTCTCTATCGGAACAAATGACTTAATTCAGTATACAATGGCTGCGGACCGTATGAACGAACGCGTTTCTTACCTTTACCAACCATACAATCCATCCATCTTACGTTTAGTAAAAATGGTAATTGATGCTTCTCATAAAGAGGGCAAGTGGACTGGTATGTGTGGGGAAATGGCTGGAGATCAAACGGCTGTACCACTTCTTTTAGGCTTAGGCTTAGATGAATTTTCAATGAGTGCTTCAAGCATTCTTAAATCTCGTTCGTTAATCAAACGTTTAGATCAATCTGAAATGGTGAAATTAGCGGAAGAAGCTTTAAATAAATCTACAGCAGAAGAAGTTGTAGAATTAGTTGAAAAATATACTGCAGAATAA
- a CDS encoding YdcF family protein has product MVIYLLAGFFLLLFIVLSFIDRRRISNGIILTMALFFSVLSVVYATFSKGNELLVSVMGTVLLLLVLLIPFFVVGIATMLIVNGRLMLKREGRKLANMLPLIIGLGILALIITWFGSILKTGSPILGIVVVFIVALVGYFSFLFLSFLLSTFLYQFNFPRYNQDFLIVLGSGLIGGDRVPPLLASRLNRAIKFYDKQYAKKGKRATFIVSGGQGANETISEAEAMRGYLIEQGIDENFIIMEDQSVNTLQNMKFSKAKMDAIMSNYNSLFSTNNFHLFRAGIYARKAGLKSQGIGAKTALYYMPNALIREFIAITVMYKKVHMVLLGLLLLFFAFLAIIGVTFR; this is encoded by the coding sequence TTGGTTATCTATCTATTAGCAGGGTTTTTTCTGCTTCTGTTCATTGTCTTGTCGTTTATAGATAGACGACGTATTAGCAATGGGATTATTTTGACAATGGCACTATTTTTTTCTGTGCTTTCGGTGGTTTATGCTACTTTTTCAAAAGGGAATGAACTACTCGTCTCGGTTATGGGGACGGTGTTACTTTTATTAGTTTTACTTATTCCATTTTTTGTTGTAGGGATAGCAACGATGCTCATTGTAAATGGACGATTAATGTTGAAACGTGAAGGACGTAAATTAGCCAATATGCTTCCTTTAATTATTGGTTTAGGCATTTTAGCACTTATTATTACATGGTTCGGTAGTATTTTAAAAACAGGTAGTCCGATTCTTGGGATTGTGGTAGTTTTTATTGTGGCATTAGTTGGTTATTTTTCCTTTTTATTTTTATCGTTTCTTTTATCGACTTTTCTCTATCAGTTTAATTTCCCAAGATATAATCAAGATTTTCTGATTGTATTAGGAAGTGGTCTGATAGGCGGTGATAGAGTACCTCCATTGCTTGCTAGTCGGTTGAATCGCGCTATTAAGTTCTACGACAAGCAATACGCCAAAAAAGGCAAACGAGCTACTTTTATCGTATCTGGTGGACAAGGTGCTAATGAAACTATTTCAGAAGCAGAAGCGATGCGAGGTTATTTAATAGAACAAGGCATTGATGAAAATTTTATTATTATGGAAGATCAATCCGTTAATACACTGCAAAATATGAAATTTTCAAAGGCAAAAATGGATGCAATTATGTCAAACTATAATAGTTTATTTTCAACGAATAATTTTCATTTATTTAGAGCAGGTATTTATGCAAGAAAAGCGGGTTTGAAGAGTCAAGGGATTGGTGCAAAAACAGCTTTATACTATATGCCTAATGCATTAATTCGAGAATTTATTGCTATTACTGTAATGTATAAAAAAGTACATATGGTCTTACTTGGTTTATTACTATTGTTTTTTGCGTTTTTAGCGATTATAGGTGTTACTTTTAGATAG
- a CDS encoding NAD(P)-dependent oxidoreductase — protein sequence MEKIGFVGIGVMGSSMAGHLLEAGYEVLVYTRTKTKAEDLLDKGALWVETPGELANKVDILISMVGYPKDVEELYLGENGFLENLAVGTVAIDMTTSSPALAKKMAEFGREKGIGVLDAPVSGGDIGAKNGTLSIMVGGSEDVFLKVKPIFDILGSSVILQGDAGAGQHTKMVNQIAIASNMIGVTEAIIYAEAAGLNPSRVLDSISGGAAGSWSLANLIPRVLKDDFSPGFFIKHFIKDMGIAISEAKQMGLELPGLTLAEKMYQTLAEQGLSEEGTQALIKYYR from the coding sequence ATGGAGAAAATTGGATTTGTTGGTATAGGCGTAATGGGTTCGAGTATGGCAGGGCATTTACTGGAGGCTGGTTATGAAGTATTGGTGTATACTCGCACAAAAACAAAAGCAGAAGATTTACTTGATAAAGGAGCACTCTGGGTAGAAACACCAGGAGAATTGGCTAATAAAGTGGATATATTAATTTCAATGGTTGGTTATCCAAAAGATGTGGAAGAGCTTTACTTAGGCGAAAATGGCTTTTTAGAAAATTTAGCAGTTGGGACAGTAGCAATCGATATGACAACTTCCTCACCGGCATTAGCTAAAAAAATGGCTGAATTTGGCCGTGAAAAAGGTATTGGTGTATTGGATGCTCCTGTTTCAGGTGGCGACATAGGCGCGAAAAATGGCACGCTATCAATTATGGTAGGCGGATCTGAAGACGTTTTTTTAAAAGTGAAACCAATTTTTGACATTCTTGGTAGCAGTGTGATTCTGCAAGGTGATGCAGGTGCTGGGCAACATACCAAAATGGTGAACCAAATTGCGATTGCTTCCAACATGATTGGTGTGACTGAAGCAATCATTTATGCGGAGGCGGCTGGACTTAATCCATCACGTGTTCTCGATTCAATTTCAGGTGGTGCAGCTGGTAGTTGGTCACTTGCAAACTTGATTCCACGTGTACTTAAGGATGATTTTTCTCCTGGTTTCTTTATTAAACATTTCATCAAAGATATGGGAATCGCGATCTCAGAAGCAAAACAAATGGGCTTAGAACTTCCTGGGCTAACTTTAGCTGAAAAAATGTATCAAACGCTAGCTGAACAAGGTTTGAGTGAAGAAGGAACTCAAGCACTCATTAAATATTATCGTTAA
- a CDS encoding aminotransferase class I/II-fold pyridoxal phosphate-dependent enzyme, with the protein MTKSIRPELRDIQVSGIRTFNTRVTGIPDMIRLTLGEPDFPTPDHVKQAAISAIEENFTNYTPNAGMPELLEAASIYFHEKYDLSYSNKEIIVTVGATEAISVALQTILEPGDEVILPDPIYPGYEPLITLNKAHPVKVDTTETNFKLTPEQLKAHITPKTKALIIPYPSNPTGVTLSKDELSALAEVLKETGIFVIADEIYSELTYHEEHVSIAPMLRNQTIVINGLSKSHAMIGWRIGFLLAPEILTQEMLKIHQYSVTCASSISQKAALEAITNGKDDAFQMRTEYKTRANFTQDRLEKMGFTVIPPDGAFYFFVKLPDEIAENSFDWAVKLAEEAKVAVVPGNAFSEKGDRYFRLSYATSFNNLAEALDRMAQFVEK; encoded by the coding sequence ATGACAAAATCTATTCGACCAGAATTACGCGATATTCAAGTAAGTGGTATCAGAACTTTTAATACACGAGTGACAGGTATACCTGATATGATCCGTTTAACCCTCGGAGAACCTGACTTTCCAACACCCGATCATGTTAAACAAGCAGCCATTTCAGCAATAGAAGAAAACTTCACCAACTATACACCCAATGCAGGGATGCCAGAATTACTCGAAGCAGCTTCTATTTATTTCCATGAAAAATATGATCTGTCCTATAGTAACAAAGAAATCATCGTTACTGTAGGTGCTACAGAAGCGATTTCTGTCGCGTTACAAACGATTTTGGAGCCAGGTGATGAAGTTATCTTACCTGACCCAATTTATCCTGGTTACGAGCCTCTGATCACGTTAAATAAAGCTCATCCCGTTAAAGTAGATACGACTGAGACTAATTTCAAATTAACACCTGAACAATTAAAGGCACATATCACACCAAAAACAAAAGCACTTATCATTCCCTATCCATCCAACCCAACCGGCGTCACACTTTCCAAAGATGAACTTTCCGCTTTAGCAGAAGTACTAAAAGAAACAGGTATTTTTGTCATTGCTGATGAGATTTATAGTGAATTAACTTATCACGAAGAGCATGTGAGTATTGCCCCTATGCTAAGAAATCAAACAATTGTCATCAACGGCCTATCTAAGTCCCACGCAATGATTGGTTGGAGAATTGGTTTTTTACTTGCCCCAGAAATTTTGACACAAGAAATGCTGAAAATTCATCAATATTCCGTTACTTGCGCAAGTTCAATTTCCCAAAAAGCAGCACTAGAAGCCATCACTAACGGTAAAGACGACGCATTCCAAATGCGAACTGAATACAAAACACGTGCTAACTTCACCCAAGATCGCCTGGAAAAAATGGGCTTTACTGTTATTCCGCCAGATGGTGCATTTTATTTCTTCGTCAAACTTCCTGATGAAATAGCCGAAAACTCTTTCGATTGGGCTGTAAAACTTGCTGAAGAAGCCAAGGTTGCAGTTGTTCCCGGAAATGCTTTTTCCGAAAAAGGCGATCGTTACTTCCGTCTTTCTTATGCTACTTCCTTTAATAATTTGGCTGAAGCATTAGATCGAATGGCACAATTTGTAGAAAAATAA